In Longimicrobium sp., a single genomic region encodes these proteins:
- a CDS encoding putative capsular polysaccharide synthesis family protein, with protein MTESSHTRRPATVRVRGALAERLRRVAELAGAEPSLDDLHLVLTIPKTGTYTLLELVQSLGLRADVRGTNHQLCSRRPAESWERDPRARAFMVNAAWERGRVNERWAIHHHLRRRAPAAGCAPPRKVHVISATREPVSQRLSGAFFSARENREPMDAESALARLMERTPLRSGWLSGARWWELDAWFDRNVKETMGIDVFAEPFDRERGWQIYEGEDARLLLVRQESFARLPEAVSAFYGLPAPAAVPHANAGEHHAYRGSYREAREKLRVPASLLDTVYSGRYARHFYSDTELQAFRRRWEER; from the coding sequence ATGACCGAATCGAGCCATACGCGGCGCCCGGCCACGGTCCGCGTCCGCGGGGCCCTGGCCGAGCGGCTGCGGCGCGTCGCCGAGCTGGCTGGGGCGGAGCCGTCGCTGGACGACCTGCACCTGGTCCTCACCATCCCCAAGACCGGCACGTACACGCTGCTGGAGCTCGTCCAGAGCCTGGGGCTGCGGGCGGACGTTCGCGGCACCAACCACCAGCTCTGCTCGCGCCGCCCCGCGGAAAGCTGGGAGCGCGATCCGCGGGCGCGCGCCTTCATGGTGAACGCCGCATGGGAGCGCGGGCGCGTGAACGAGCGCTGGGCGATCCACCACCACCTGCGGCGGAGGGCTCCCGCCGCCGGCTGCGCTCCGCCGCGCAAGGTGCACGTGATCTCCGCCACGCGCGAGCCGGTGAGCCAGCGCCTGTCGGGAGCGTTCTTCAGCGCGCGCGAGAACCGGGAGCCCATGGACGCGGAGTCAGCGCTGGCGCGGCTCATGGAACGGACGCCGCTGAGATCGGGATGGCTGAGCGGCGCGCGCTGGTGGGAGCTGGATGCCTGGTTCGACCGCAACGTGAAGGAGACGATGGGAATCGACGTCTTCGCCGAGCCGTTCGACCGTGAGCGCGGGTGGCAAATCTACGAGGGTGAGGACGCGCGGCTCCTGCTGGTCCGCCAGGAGAGCTTCGCCCGGCTTCCCGAGGCGGTGAGCGCCTTCTACGGGCTCCCCGCCCCCGCCGCCGTTCCGCACGCCAACGCGGGCGAGCACCACGCCTATCGCGGCAGCTATCGCGAGGCCCGGGAGAAGCTGCGGGTGCCGGCGTCGCTCCTGGACACGGTGTACTCGGGCCGCTACGCGCGCCACTTCTATTCAGACACAGAGCTGCAGGCGTTCAGACGCCGCTGGGAGGAGCGATGA
- a CDS encoding ABC transporter ATP-binding protein — protein sequence MPEPAIQVEDLGKVYPVPAPESGWIGRLAGTQPRPEPRWALRGVGFTVMPGESLGILGHNGAGKSTLLKILARVTRPTTGRFQLRGRLAALLELQAGFNPEWTGRENVYGKGATMRAVRAEIRRRFDNIVAFAELEDSIDLPIRSYSSGMRTRLALSTVLHLESDILIVDEALAGGDHHFQQRCRRRLTDIRDRGTALLLVSHRASTVAACCQRAITLDGGVVVAEGTVEEALNAYHLRRPDPASARGRRGLGAAEPLTAHRSAPSADGTAAVRIGGLRVCGEDGRTAAVAGVGSTVGIEITYEVPAGGAEVVAALWFQDDTGSCTFFVAEDGAEWRGRTRPAGTYRSTAWLPPHLLAPGRLRVGARLWARADGAGPESGSVAELHPSEGVGFEVLEGLASAGGFPEPLAGVVRPSVPWTTRFQPPETGAATPGGRPSPDGRAAAYPGRE from the coding sequence GTGCCTGAACCGGCCATCCAGGTAGAGGATCTGGGCAAGGTGTACCCCGTTCCGGCCCCCGAAAGCGGCTGGATCGGCCGGCTCGCGGGGACGCAGCCGCGCCCGGAACCGCGCTGGGCGCTGCGCGGCGTGGGCTTCACGGTGATGCCCGGCGAGTCGCTGGGCATCCTGGGGCACAACGGGGCGGGGAAGAGCACCCTGCTCAAGATCCTGGCGCGCGTGACGCGGCCCACCACGGGGCGCTTCCAGCTTCGCGGGCGGCTGGCGGCGCTCCTGGAGCTGCAGGCCGGGTTCAACCCGGAGTGGACGGGGCGCGAGAACGTCTACGGCAAGGGTGCCACCATGCGCGCCGTACGCGCCGAGATCCGCCGCCGCTTTGACAACATCGTCGCCTTCGCGGAGCTGGAGGACTCCATCGACCTGCCCATCCGCAGCTACTCCAGCGGGATGCGCACGCGGCTGGCGCTCTCGACCGTGCTGCACCTGGAGTCGGACATCCTGATCGTGGACGAGGCGCTGGCGGGCGGCGACCACCACTTCCAGCAGCGGTGCCGCCGCAGGCTCACCGACATCCGCGATCGCGGGACCGCGCTCCTGCTCGTCTCGCACCGCGCCTCCACGGTGGCGGCGTGCTGCCAGCGTGCCATCACCCTGGACGGCGGCGTCGTGGTGGCGGAGGGGACGGTGGAGGAGGCGCTCAACGCGTACCACCTGCGCCGCCCCGACCCGGCTTCCGCACGCGGGCGGCGCGGGCTGGGCGCCGCGGAGCCGCTCACCGCGCACCGCTCGGCTCCGAGCGCGGACGGCACGGCCGCGGTGCGCATCGGCGGGCTGCGCGTGTGCGGCGAGGACGGGCGGACGGCCGCGGTGGCGGGCGTGGGCTCCACCGTAGGCATCGAGATCACCTACGAGGTGCCGGCGGGCGGCGCGGAGGTGGTGGCGGCGCTCTGGTTCCAGGACGACACGGGGTCGTGCACCTTTTTCGTGGCGGAGGATGGCGCGGAGTGGCGCGGCCGCACGCGTCCCGCCGGCACGTACCGCTCCACCGCCTGGCTCCCTCCGCACCTCCTGGCGCCCGGACGGCTGCGGGTGGGCGCGCGGTTGTGGGCGCGTGCGGACGGCGCGGGGCCGGAGTCCGGAAGCGTCGCCGAGCTGCACCCCTCCGAGGGCGTGGGCTTCGAGGTCCTGGAGGGGCTCGCGTCCGCCGGCGGGTTCCCCGAGCCGCTGGCCGGCGTGGTGCGGCCGTCGGTGCCGTGGACCACCCGGTTCCAGCCGCCGGAGACCGGTGCAGCCACACCCGGCGGGCGCCCTTCTCCGGACGGGCGAGCCGCCGCGTACCCGGGGCGGGAGTGA
- a CDS encoding ABC transporter permease translates to MLVSVDAAQPRPAITLPDRACIRELWDWRGLWLTFLRRDLQQRYRRSVLAFAWIVLQPVAGMLVFGAVFGRIGRIGADGVPYRLFIVVGLTFWIFARGALTASAGSVVAQSSLVTRVYFPRLLLPLAAIAGRLIDFGLGLGVVLAVLAAFGRVPGRGVWLALPALAVALVLVTGLAMATAAANVRFRQVSAGLPAVMQLWMFLSPVIYPASLVPPEWRGWYRLNPMVGILEAFRAAMLGQPASLSELAYPALAAVAIFTVGFSIFRWMEDEFSDRL, encoded by the coding sequence ATGCTGGTCTCGGTTGACGCGGCCCAGCCCCGCCCGGCCATCACCCTGCCGGACCGGGCGTGCATCCGCGAGCTCTGGGACTGGCGGGGGCTGTGGCTCACCTTTCTGCGCCGCGACCTGCAGCAGCGCTACCGGCGCAGCGTGCTCGCCTTCGCCTGGATCGTGCTGCAGCCCGTCGCCGGAATGCTGGTGTTCGGCGCCGTCTTCGGGCGCATCGGCCGCATCGGCGCGGACGGGGTGCCGTACCGCCTCTTCATCGTCGTAGGCCTGACGTTCTGGATCTTTGCGCGCGGCGCGCTCACGGCCAGCGCCGGGAGCGTGGTGGCGCAGAGCAGCCTGGTGACGCGGGTGTACTTTCCGCGGCTCCTCCTTCCCCTCGCGGCGATCGCGGGGCGGCTGATCGACTTCGGGCTGGGGCTGGGCGTGGTGCTGGCGGTGCTCGCGGCATTCGGGCGGGTGCCCGGGCGGGGGGTCTGGCTGGCCTTGCCCGCGCTGGCGGTGGCGCTCGTGCTGGTGACCGGCCTCGCGATGGCAACGGCCGCCGCCAACGTCCGCTTCCGGCAGGTGAGCGCGGGGCTCCCCGCCGTCATGCAGCTCTGGATGTTCCTGTCGCCCGTCATCTACCCGGCCTCCCTGGTGCCGCCGGAGTGGCGGGGATGGTACCGCCTCAACCCGATGGTGGGAATCCTGGAGGCGTTCCGCGCCGCGATGCTGGGCCAGCCGGCCTCCCTGAGCGAGCTCGCCTACCCGGCGCTGGCCGCGGTCGCGATCTTTACGGTTGGATTCTCGATCTTCCGCTGGATGGAAGACGAGTTCTCGGACCGCCTGTGA